In the genome of Brienomyrus brachyistius isolate T26 chromosome 17, BBRACH_0.4, whole genome shotgun sequence, one region contains:
- the slc6a4a gene encoding solute carrier family 6 member 4a: protein MEMKQPMMTQEECKTEGGGHEEAQENGRLMADGVAEKGPKAGPQSSQVSNGYPASSPQSPTEACTGGGGAPRTLVVQQTSLELPRETWSKKMDFLLSVVGYAVDLGNVWRFPYICYQNGGGAFLLPYLLMAVFGGVPLFYMELALGQFHRSGCISIWRQVCPIFKGIGFAICIIALYIAFYYNTIMAWALYYLLSSFSSMLPWSTCGNAWNTANCTRYTFTDRNVSWSDHSISPAEEFYTRQVLQVHLSSGLHQLGTVSWQLALCLLFIFTVVYFSIWKGVKTSGKVVWVTATLPYVVLVLLLIRGATLPGAWRGVVYYLKPDWKKLLSTTVWIDAAAQIFFSLGPGFGVLLAYASYNPFHNNCYKDALVTSSINCLTSFLSGFVIFTVLGYMAEMRNQGVDHVAKDAGPSLLFIIYAEAIANMPAATFFAIIFFLMIIMLGLDSTFAGLEGVITALLDEFPHVLAKRREWAVLGLVCICYLGALSTLTYGGAFVVKLFEEYATGPAVITVVFLEVIAVSWFYGTSRFCSDVQMMLGFSPSWFWRVCWMVICPCFLLFIIGSFLAFPPEVKLFHYLYPAWTTVLGYCIGISSFICVPSYMVYHLLITPGPFKQRLLKSITPEVGAAGGPHRDIVTNAV from the exons ATGGAGATGAAGCAGCCAATGATGACACAGGAGGAGTGCAAGACAGAGGGCGGGGGCCACGAGGAGGCACAGGAAAATGGCCGGCTTATGGCGGATGGCGTGGCAGAGAAAGGGCCAAAGGCCGGCCCGCAGTCAAGCCAGGTCTCCAACGGCTACCCTGCTTCCTCACCCCAGAGCCCCACTGAGGCCTGTaccggtggtgggggggctcccAGAACCCTGGTGGTCCAGCAGACTAGCTTAGAGCTCCCCCGTGAAACCTGGAGCAAGAAGATGGACTTTCTGCTCTCAGTGGTTGGGTATGCTGTGGACCTAGGCAACGTGTGGCGTTTCCCTTACATCTGCTACCAGAATGGAGGAG GTGCATTTCTGCTGCCCTATCTGCTGATGGCAGTGTTTGGCGGGGTGCCCCTGTTCTACATGGAGCTGGCACTGGGCCAGTTTCACCGAAGTGGCTGCATCTCAATCTGGAGGCAGGTCTGCCCCATTTTCAAAG GAATCGGATTCGCCATCTGTATCATCGCCCTCTACATCGCTTTCTACTACAACACCATCATGGCCTGGGCGCTCTACTACCTGCTATCGTCCTTCAGCTCCATGCTGCCCTGGAGCACGTGTGGCAATGCCTGGAACACCGCCAACTGCACCCGCTACACCTTCACCGACCGCAACGTCAGCTGGAGCGACCACTCCATCTCCCCCGCCGAGGAGTTCTATAC GAGACAGGTGCTGCAGGTCCACCTCTCCTCAGGGCTGCACCAGTTGGGCACAGTCAGCTGGCAGCTGGCACTCTGTCTGCTGTTCATCTTCACCGTGGTCTACTTCAGCATCTGGAAGGGGGTCAAAACCTCCGGCAAG GTTGTGTGGGTGACGGCCACCCTGCCGTATGTGGTGCTCGTGCTGCTACTCATTCGAGGGGCCACCCTGCCCGGTGCCTGGAGGGGCGTGGTCTACTACCTGAAGCCTGATTGGAAGAAGCTTCTTAGTACCACG GTCTGGATAGATGCAGCAGCACAGATCTTCTTCTCTCTGGGACCTGGCTTTGGAGTCCTCCTGGCCTACGCCAGCTACAACCCCTTCCACAACAACTGCTACAA ggaCGCTTTGGTAACCAGCTCCATTAACTGTCTGACCAGTTTCCTGTCTGGGTTTGTGATCTTCACAGTGCTGGGTTACATGGCGGAGATGCGCAACCAAGGCGTGGATCATGTAGCCAAGGACGCAG GCCCCAGTCTGCTCTTCATCATCTATGCCGAGGCCATCGCTAACATGCCTGCCGCCACCTTCTTCGCCATCATCTTCTTCCTCATGATCATCATGCTCGGACTGGACAGCACG TTCGCCGGACTGGAAGGCGTGATCACGGCGCTGCTCGATGAGTTTCCGCATGTACTGGCCAAGCGGCGGGAGTGGGCCGTGCTGGGTCTGGTGTGCATCTGCTACCTGGGGGCCCTCTCCACCCTCACATAC GGTGGTGCCTTCGTGGTGAAGTTGTTTGAGGAGTATGCCACTGGCCCTGCTGTCATCACTGTGGTCTTCCTGGAGGTCATCGCAGTGTCCTGGTTCTATG GAACCTCGCGGTTCTGCAGCGATGTCCAGATGATGCTGGGCTTCTCTCCAAGCTGGTTCTGGAGGGTGTGTTGGATGGTCATCTGCCCCTGCTTCTTGCTG ttcaTCATCGGCAGCTTCCTGGCCTTCCCGCCCGAGGTGAAGCTGTTTCACTATCTCTACCCGGCCTGGACCACGGTGCTGGGATACTGCATTGGCATCTCCTCCTTCATCTGTGTGCCCTC